CTTTCCGGTGCATTAATGGTCAGAAAATAGCGGATTGAATCCGGATCATATTTTTCTATGATATCCGGTACCCAAACTGCCCAATTTCTGCTTGTGGACAATTTTTTCTTTTCCAAAGTGAGATATTCATTAGAAACGATGTGGGTAGGCAATGCATCGATACCAAGTCCTTTAAGAATCCCTGGCCAAATGATGGAATGGAACGGGATATTATCTTTACCATGAACATAATAAGAACTAGTGCCGGAATTCCAAAATGCTGTGTCATCCTGTCCCGTTTCTTCAGCCCAAAGCTTGCTTGCTGTGTAATAGCCTGAAACAGCCTCAATCCAAACATAGATTTTCTTCTCTTCATAGCCTTTTACCGGCACACTTACCCCATTGGGCAAATCCCTGGAAGCTGCCCGATCCTGAAGGCCTTCATGCAAGTACCTCTTAGTCAATGAAATAGCATTCTCTCTCCATAATCCATTCTGTTCAGCAGCCTCGGTATACCTCTCCAATTCGCTTTGAAGTGAGTTTAATGCAAAATAAAAATGTTCCGTTTTTCTCGTCGTTGGTCGATTGCCACATATTTTGCACCTCCTTTCCAGTAAATCAAGAGGCTCCAGCACGCTTGAGCAATGATCACATTGATCGCCACGAGCGTTCGCCCCGCAGTTCGGACAAATTCCCTCAACATATCGGTCTGGCAAAAACTGCTGATCCTGTTCACAATACGTTTGCTCCATTTCTTTTTTGTAGATCAACCCATTTTCAAGCAGTTTCAGAAAGATTTCCTGTACAACTTTATGGTGGTGCGCTGAATCCGTCCTTGTGTACTTGTCATACGAGAAACCCAGTTTTGTAAAACTATCCGTGAACTCTTGGTGGTATCTGTTTGCAATTTCTTTCGGCGGCACGCCCTCCTGTTTTGCTCTTAAGCTGATAGGAGTTCCATTGCAATCACTGCCTGATACATATAAAACCTGTTCTCCTTTTAAACGGTAATACCTTGCTAAAATATCCCCCGGCAGCAGGCTCGAAATATGTCCCAGATGCAGAGAACCATTTGCATACGCCCATGCCCCTCCAATAAAAATGCTCATTTGATTGACCTCCTTTGAAATTGTTTTAAGAAAACAAAAAACCCCGCCCTTAACTGCAATAGTTAAGGACGAGGTTTGGAATCCACGTGTTACCACCTTATTTCGCAAATGGTTCACACCACTTGCCTCAGCAAGTACGGAGCATATCATGCCTGCTCTTATACTGTGACATTGATAACGAGTGCCAAATCTCGCCGCAACCTACTTATGCCAAAAAGCATGTTCAGGACGGAGCTCAGAGACCATTTTTCAAGTGACTGTCTTTGCTTCTTTTCAGCTTCCGAAGCTCTCTGTAAAAAACAGGGGCACTCTACTTTTTCTCTTCATTGCTTTTAAAAAGATATTAATCCGATTTTATTCAGATTGTTCCAAGAAGTCAATGATCTTTTGACAATAAAGTAAAAAACTCCCTCTGGAACCAGAGTAAACCGTCCTTGCATACGGTATATATATAATGAAAATGTACCCTTTAGTTCAAAAATTTTTTAATTTGATTTGTGTTAGTTATAATCTCTATCTTACCTTTATGTATAGCATACTTATTAAAGAAATTCACTTTACCTACATTTTCAAAGTATCGGTTCCATTTAAACATTTTTAAAAACATTTCAAATGTTGGTTTATAGTTTGATTTTTCTAATCGAAGTTTTTGTTTCAGAAACCTCTTTATTATTCGGTATGTTCTTATTGAATATTTGGTATCTAAAAAAATAATTAAGTCTGCACTGCGAAAACAATTACTTACCCAATCCTCATTATGTACGCCTTCAATTATCCAACTTTCAGATTGCATTATACTATTTAGATATTCTTTTCTTTCTTGTTCGGTTCTTCTTATATCTCCAGATTTATTCCTTATCCAAACTACATTATCTAATTCGTAATAAGGCATATCTAACTTTGAAGATAATTCTTTTGCCAAAGTTGTTTTACCACTACCAACAGAGCCTATAATATGTATCTTTTTTGGTGTTTCCTTTTTCAAAAAATCACCTAATTCATAGTAATTTGTTTCTAAAGAAATTCTATTTAAGTGAAGATTTTCCTCTAATAACTAAATTAGAGATTCAAATCTTATTCAATATAACTGCCCCGCTAGTTGAAGAACAACAATAAAAAAACTATCTTAACGTTAATTTTTAGAGCTAATATATCTGAAGAATGCTCAAATTAACTTCCGAGAGGGGCAATATTGACCATTTAAAAGGCAGTCGACAACAAACGTTGTCATTGAAATATAGTATCAAAATTTAGTTGTCACTTTGTAGTGTAATAGTTTTTAAAGCTGGCACAATAGGAAAAATGGAGTGGGAATTTCCACGCCATTTGCAGTTTCCTTTTTTGCTGTATGCACCTTATGACGGAATGGTTTAAAACAAAAGACCAGCTATCTTCTTACTGCTGGATGGCTGTCTGATAAAATCACTTCATCATCAAGAGCTACATCCTCCAGATCGAAAAAGACACGTTTTCCAAGATACTTATACAAAGTTTGAATAACATTTGTCAATTGATAATGCTTTTGAATGTGCTGAGTGGTAAATGGATGAAAAAAAAGCACCCTTCAATGATGAAGAGTGCCCGTCTAATTACGCCTCAAGACTTGCCATTGGCCCAAAGAATTCGAAGTGAATTCTATCTTCTGTGACGCCCAGGTCTTTTAAGGCCGTGTTGATTGCTTTCATGAAGGAAACTGGTCCGCAGAAGTAGAAGTCTGCTTGTTCAAGATCCACGTTATCTTTTAGCCATTCTTTTGTTACATAGCCCTCAACGTCAAAGCTGTTGTTATCTCTGTCTTCTTCAGTTGGCTGATCGTAGAATACAACTGAGTTTACCTTTGCTTTTGCAGCAGCTGATGCGACTTCCTCTTTAAGTGCATGGACTTTGCCGTTCTGCGCTGCATGGATGAAGGTAACTTCTTTTTCCGGCTGCAGTTCCGCTACTGTGTTCAGCATGCTGACCATTGGAGTCAGGCCAACTCCGCCGCTAAGCAGGACAACCGGAGTATCTTTTTCTGTATCAAGGAAGAAATCACCTGCAGGTGCACTGATTTGGAGAACTTCACCTTCCTCCACAGTATTGTGAAGGTAATTGGATACCTTTCCATCCGGAGTTTCCATGCCAGCTTCCTTTTTAACACTGATACGGTAATAATCTTTTCCAGGAGCATCTGACAGGCTGTACTGGCGGATATGCGTGAATTTTTCCCCTTCGATTTCAAGCTTGATGCTGATATACTGACCTGGCTTGAATGAAGCAATTGCCTTTCTATCCACAGGCTTCAGGTAAAAAGAAGTGATGACTTCACTTTCCTCCACCTTTTTCTCCAAAATAAATGGACGGAATCCATCCCAGCCGCCGCTTTGGTTAGCAGCTGCCTCATACATTTCGGCTTCTACAGAAATGAACGCGTCGGCAATCACTCCATATGCCTCTGCCCAAGCATTGATGATCTCATCTGTTGCCGCATCACCAAGAACTTCTTTGATCGCAATCAGCAGGTGCTTTCCAACGATTGGGTAGTGCTCAGGAAGGATGCCGAGGCTGCGGTGCTTATGAGCGATTTGGTTTACAACCGGAAGGATTGCTTCCAGATTATCGATATATTTAGCAGCTGCATAGACAGTTCCAGCTAGCGCTCTTTGTTGTCGGCCCTGCTTTTGGTTCGCATGGTTAAAAATATTCAACAGCTCTGGATGATTTTCAAACATTGTTTTATAGAATACTGTCGTGATTTGTTCTCCGTGAACTTCAAGAACCGGCACTGTGGATTTAATGATTTCAATCGTTTTTTGATCTAGCATAATATACACTCCCCTATGTCTTTTCGTTAAGGTTTGTTTACCTCATTCCCATAGTGATTATAATAAATTACCTTAGCAGACTAAGTGATTCAAATCACACTATCGTAAAATAGTTCTTTTGACTCGGATTTTGCATTGGAATTTGCATCATACAAGCGGATTTCATGATTGAAATGAACCAAATTAAGAGGTATGACTGTTTAGTCCGACAATAACTTTTCAAAAGGAGGTCGAAGAACACTTTTTATAGAGAGAATTTTTAACTTTATAGCAGAAATTCAAGTTTTCTATCGAGATTTTCATTTCTATAGGGAAATCTTAAATTTTTATAGCGACTTTTTTATTTTTATAGCGAGAATCTGATTTATATAGCGGCTTTTTCACTTTTATAGCGAGAATTTGATTTATATAGCGACTTTTTCATTTATATAGCGAATTGGAAATTACCGCTGATTTTTACCAGTTTTTAAAAAAAATAAAAGCACTGCCTAAGCAGTGCTTCTCCACCTAAAATTCAAAACGTTCTTCAAAAATAGTAACTTCCTTCAACCGCTTCCTGTTCAGTTCAAAGCCGATACCTGGTTTCTCTGGCAATTTGATCATTCCGTTTTCGACTTTGATTTCAGGCTCGATGATGTCTTGCTCCCAATAGCGGTCTGAGCCGGATATATCGCCTGGAATTGTGAATCCCGGAAGCGATGCGAGAGCGATATTGTGCGCTCTGGAGATGCCAAACTCAATCATCCCGCCTGCCCAGACTGGAATCCCTTTCGAAACACAATAGTCATGGATCCGTTTTGCTTCTCCAAGTCCGCCGACACGGCCAATTTTAATATTGATGACCCCACAGCTGCCTAACTCGACTGCTTTCCTTGCGTCATCAAAAGTAACGATGCTTTCATCCAGGCAAATTGGTGTCTCGATCCTGCCCTGAAGCGTAGCATGGTCAACAATGTCATCAAAACCAAGCGGCTGCTCGATCATCAGCAAACCAAACTCATCCAGTGCCTTTAAGCGGTCAACATCTTCCAAGGAATAGGCCGAGTTGGCATCCGCCATCAACGGTAGATCAGGAAATTGTTTACGAATTCCTGATATATAGTGATGATCATCTTCCGGACTGATTTTTACCTTAACACGCTTGAAACCCTGCTCAAGATAGCCTTCGATTTGTTCCAACGCCTCAGGCAAATTCGGATTACCTACAACGACTCCGGCTGGGATGGCTTCCATCGTTCCGCCAATTAGCTTGGATAACGGGATGCCCTCTTTCTTCGCCTGTAAATCCCAAAGTGCTGTTTCCAGCCCTGCCTTCGCCATAAGGTTTCGACGCACGGAACTGAACAGGTCGAAAGCTTGGTCAGGGTGGTTGATTCCCTTCTCTTTTAAAAGGGGAATGAGAAAGTCTCTAATCATATGATAAGAAGTTTGGACGGTTTCCTCTGTATACCATGGAGATGAAAAAGCCACACCTTCCCCATAACCGATAAAACCATTACGGTCTTCAACCTCAACGATAACAGCTTCTCTCTCCTTAACTGAACCCAAATGGGTGGTGAAAGGCTGCTTCAATGGCATTTTAATA
This portion of the Mesobacillus sp. S13 genome encodes:
- the menC gene encoding o-succinylbenzoate synthase; translated protein: MDIKAVTLSIIKMPLKQPFTTHLGSVKEREAVIVEVEDRNGFIGYGEGVAFSSPWYTEETVQTSYHMIRDFLIPLLKEKGINHPDQAFDLFSSVRRNLMAKAGLETALWDLQAKKEGIPLSKLIGGTMEAIPAGVVVGNPNLPEALEQIEGYLEQGFKRVKVKISPEDDHHYISGIRKQFPDLPLMADANSAYSLEDVDRLKALDEFGLLMIEQPLGFDDIVDHATLQGRIETPICLDESIVTFDDARKAVELGSCGVINIKIGRVGGLGEAKRIHDYCVSKGIPVWAGGMIEFGISRAHNIALASLPGFTIPGDISGSDRYWEQDIIEPEIKVENGMIKLPEKPGIGFELNRKRLKEVTIFEERFEF
- the metG gene encoding methionine--tRNA ligase — encoded protein: MSKEVNQMSIFIGGAWAYANGSLHLGHISSLLPGDILARYYRLKGEQVLYVSGSDCNGTPISLRAKQEGVPPKEIANRYHQEFTDSFTKLGFSYDKYTRTDSAHHHKVVQEIFLKLLENGLIYKKEMEQTYCEQDQQFLPDRYVEGICPNCGANARGDQCDHCSSVLEPLDLLERRCKICGNRPTTRKTEHFYFALNSLQSELERYTEAAEQNGLWRENAISLTKRYLHEGLQDRAASRDLPNGVSVPVKGYEEKKIYVWIEAVSGYYTASKLWAEETGQDDTAFWNSGTSSYYVHGKDNIPFHSIIWPGILKGLGIDALPTHIVSNEYLTLEKKKLSTSRNWAVWVPDIIEKYDPDSIRYFLTINAPESRDADFSWKEFIYSHNSELLGAYGNLVNRTLKFIQKSFGGLLPEKEINKEIVDRVDLLYAETGRNIENASFKKALEKVFELVRYANRYFDGQQPWKQVHKNSEACKQTLADCVYIIANLANILTPFLPFSSEKVKGMLQVTSQSWEPLLVKPHILTHVEPLFERIDPDRIDKELEDLKKQGKI
- a CDS encoding shikimate kinase, with protein sequence MKKETPKKIHIIGSVGSGKTTLAKELSSKLDMPYYELDNVVWIRNKSGDIRRTEQERKEYLNSIMQSESWIIEGVHNEDWVSNCFRSADLIIFLDTKYSIRTYRIIKRFLKQKLRLEKSNYKPTFEMFLKMFKWNRYFENVGKVNFFNKYAIHKGKIEIITNTNQIKKFLN
- the hmpA gene encoding NO-inducible flavohemoprotein encodes the protein MLDQKTIEIIKSTVPVLEVHGEQITTVFYKTMFENHPELLNIFNHANQKQGRQQRALAGTVYAAAKYIDNLEAILPVVNQIAHKHRSLGILPEHYPIVGKHLLIAIKEVLGDAATDEIINAWAEAYGVIADAFISVEAEMYEAAANQSGGWDGFRPFILEKKVEESEVITSFYLKPVDRKAIASFKPGQYISIKLEIEGEKFTHIRQYSLSDAPGKDYYRISVKKEAGMETPDGKVSNYLHNTVEEGEVLQISAPAGDFFLDTEKDTPVVLLSGGVGLTPMVSMLNTVAELQPEKEVTFIHAAQNGKVHALKEEVASAAAKAKVNSVVFYDQPTEEDRDNNSFDVEGYVTKEWLKDNVDLEQADFYFCGPVSFMKAINTALKDLGVTEDRIHFEFFGPMASLEA